Proteins from a single region of Bradyrhizobium diazoefficiens:
- a CDS encoding SDR family oxidoreductase, whose amino-acid sequence MPFSDYRKALVTGASSGIGAATVERLRREGLEVHALARSANALGELKQRTGCIAHAIDVTDLAGVTKLANEVEFDILVNNAGVDRPKPFLKADAEDIDLIVDVNLRAVLHLCRLILPGMVARDRGHIVNISSIAGAYNFGGNSSYHATKAAISMLSSQLRIDVFGRRVRVTEICPGRVATDIFAHVHGASKETQERFIEGYELPEAKDIAGAIAFAIAAPIAVNVGYMEITPTLQVPGGLSTAKGAASAAEPSR is encoded by the coding sequence ATGCCGTTTTCAGATTATCGAAAGGCCCTCGTGACCGGCGCCTCTTCCGGCATTGGAGCCGCAACCGTCGAACGATTGCGCCGAGAGGGCCTGGAAGTGCACGCGCTGGCCCGTAGCGCAAATGCCCTTGGCGAGCTGAAGCAGCGGACCGGCTGCATTGCCCATGCAATCGATGTGACGGATCTCGCCGGAGTCACGAAGCTGGCGAACGAAGTTGAGTTCGACATTCTCGTCAACAATGCCGGCGTCGATCGGCCGAAGCCATTCCTCAAGGCCGACGCCGAGGACATCGACCTCATTGTCGATGTGAACCTACGCGCGGTGCTGCATCTCTGCCGCCTGATCTTGCCGGGCATGGTCGCGCGCGACCGCGGCCACATCGTCAATATCAGCTCGATCGCCGGTGCGTACAATTTCGGGGGAAACTCCTCCTATCACGCGACGAAGGCAGCCATCAGCATGTTGTCGAGTCAGCTTCGCATCGACGTGTTCGGCCGCCGGGTTCGCGTCACCGAGATATGTCCGGGCCGCGTCGCGACCGACATTTTCGCCCATGTCCACGGCGCTTCAAAGGAAACCCAAGAGCGCTTCATTGAAGGCTACGAGCTGCCCGAAGCGAAGGACATCGCGGGCGCCATCGCGTTTGCGATTGCCGCGCCCATTGCGGTGAATGTCGGATACATGGAGATCACCCCGACGCTCCAGGTTCCCGGCGGACTGTCGACGGCGAAGGGTGCCGCGTCCGCTGCCGAGCCGAGCCGCTGA
- a CDS encoding amino acid ABC transporter permease, whose amino-acid sequence MLINIYQIVADNWLLLLIGQFPNGPLGGIAATLLLSILGIGLAFPLSILVALARISHWPMLSWPATALVYVMRGVPLLMIIFWVYFLLPLLIGRIVPGFVAMVCTLVVYESAFLSEIVRAGIQALPRGQMDAARALGHGHFSAMRYVILPQALYNMIPSILSQFVATIKETTLAYVINVPELTFAASQINNQLLTKPFEVFFVLAIIYFAVCWTLTQLANWLERRIAAKRAGHGTAQQASAVGAAVIGPETVQEIIQ is encoded by the coding sequence ATGCTGATCAACATCTACCAGATCGTCGCGGATAACTGGCTCCTGCTGTTGATCGGACAATTTCCGAATGGTCCGCTTGGCGGCATTGCCGCGACGCTGCTGCTGTCGATTCTCGGCATCGGTCTGGCCTTTCCGCTGAGCATTCTGGTGGCGCTCGCCCGGATTTCTCACTGGCCGATGTTGAGCTGGCCCGCCACGGCGCTCGTCTATGTCATGCGCGGCGTACCGCTCCTGATGATCATCTTCTGGGTCTACTTTCTGCTGCCGCTGCTGATCGGACGCATCGTGCCCGGCTTTGTGGCGATGGTCTGCACACTAGTCGTCTACGAGTCGGCATTTCTGAGCGAGATCGTTCGTGCCGGCATCCAGGCTCTCCCCAGGGGACAGATGGATGCGGCGCGCGCGCTCGGCCACGGTCACTTTTCGGCCATGCGCTACGTCATTCTGCCGCAGGCGCTCTACAACATGATCCCGAGCATCCTCAGCCAGTTCGTAGCCACGATCAAGGAAACGACGCTCGCGTACGTCATTAACGTTCCCGAGCTGACCTTCGCCGCCAGTCAGATCAATAATCAGCTCCTGACCAAGCCGTTCGAGGTCTTCTTCGTTCTTGCCATCATCTATTTCGCGGTCTGTTGGACATTGACGCAGCTCGCTAACTGGCTGGAGCGCCGCATCGCCGCAAAGCGTGCGGGACACGGCACCGCTCAACAGGCAAGCGCGGTTGGCGCTGCGGTGATTGGGCCCGAGACCGTTCAGGAGATCATACAATGA
- a CDS encoding amino acid ABC transporter permease, whose amino-acid sequence MSSLDLSAILLNPQYSRMLLDGFEMTLIVAIGSWLLAMSLGILLLVVRLAPSRIADRAVAAYISYHQNVPTLVQLMLWYFGISSLLPLVLQDWISMHNGEAIFAVIGLGLCQAAYFSEDLRSGLRSVVAGQMEAAKALGHGYISAMRYVMMPQAVRNALPPLINHTVSLFKNSSLAVAIGVTELLHAVKEVENQSFRTFETYLIATIVYLACSLLLMGVGAWLSRRSRPVGAT is encoded by the coding sequence ATGAGCAGTCTCGACCTCTCAGCGATCCTGCTCAACCCCCAATATAGCCGGATGCTGCTCGACGGCTTCGAGATGACGCTGATAGTAGCGATCGGCTCCTGGCTGCTGGCGATGAGTCTCGGCATCCTGCTGCTCGTCGTTCGGCTGGCGCCGAGCCGGATCGCGGACCGCGCCGTGGCCGCCTACATCTCCTACCATCAGAATGTACCCACGCTCGTGCAGCTCATGCTGTGGTACTTCGGCATCTCGAGCCTGCTCCCTCTCGTCCTTCAGGACTGGATCAGCATGCATAACGGCGAAGCGATCTTCGCCGTGATCGGGCTCGGATTGTGTCAAGCGGCCTATTTCAGCGAAGACCTGCGCTCTGGCCTGCGGTCGGTTGTGGCCGGACAGATGGAGGCGGCAAAGGCGCTCGGGCACGGCTACATCAGCGCGATGCGCTATGTGATGATGCCGCAAGCTGTACGAAACGCGCTGCCCCCGCTCATCAACCATACGGTTTCGCTGTTCAAGAACAGCAGCCTTGCGGTCGCGATCGGCGTCACCGAACTGTTGCATGCCGTGAAGGAGGTCGAAAACCAGAGTTTTCGTACGTTCGAAACCTATCTGATCGCGACGATCGTCTATCTCGCCTGCTCGTTGCTGCTGATGGGGGTTGGCGCCTGGTTGAGCCGTCGGTCGCGTCCGGTGGGAGCCACCTGA